The following are encoded in a window of Trichomycterus rosablanca isolate fTriRos1 chromosome 13, fTriRos1.hap1, whole genome shotgun sequence genomic DNA:
- the grhl3 gene encoding grainyhead-like protein 3 homolog, with product MTKEIETLMTLQNESFNYSCYPESYIMDSWNYLDINESSKTVFHDAVKISKDQKTSCSQGNTAFKPMDRTSNGSSPELTTLQNTHIMKLLSENISSNQLQVTKQMSPGGTSYVQAVAGDSYDKQVINNIFDSLLTNSNQKLWSSDAYTDNNTEALGYNDFAGHSSPDYSDSYSNSPPETFRNDFQFILGAPQAFQTKTTELPMVYLNKGQFYPITLQGVEKSAGIPCSKVKTVIMAVFDNEKSPEMQLKYWNHWHARQPTAKQRVIDIADYKEVFSGISNVDEVAFNALSFIWNTNEEAKVHIGINSLSTDFSSQKGVKGVPLHLQIDTYDFSSGTNRLIHRAACQVKIFCDKGAERKMRDEERKRSKRRTKNSADSTNNGSAKQTLISSSIGKDCTFLKVLEDHVTQPVLFIPETHYSTIQRLIPPTSSDDGERSSLKRVGFFPDSAEQSGSPPSKQARKDEQRVLLYVRQESEEVFDALMLSSPTLKGLRQAISEKYGLLEDAIGKIFKKCKRGIFINMDDNIIEHYSNHSAFLIEISKDMVNQFQITLMEL from the exons ATGACCAAAGAGATCGA GACTCTGATGACTTTGCAGAACGAGAGCTTTAACTATTCATGCTATCCTGAAAGTTATATCATGGACTCCTGGAACTACTTGGACATTAACGAGAGCAGCAAGACTGTCTTCCATGATGCTGTTAAG ATTTCAAAAGATCAGAAGACATCCTGTTCACAGGGAAACACtgcattcaaaccaatggataG GACATCCAATGGCTCATCTCCGGAGCTGACGACGCTACAGAACACCCACATCATGAAGCTGCTGTCTGAGAACATTTCCTCCAACCAATTGCAAGTCACCAAACAGATGTCTCCTGGAGGGACCAGCTACGTCCAAGCCGTCGCAGGCGACAGCTACGACAAGCAAGTCATCAACAACATTTTTGATTCTCTTCTGACCAACTCTAATCAAAAACTGTGGAGTTCTGATGCCTACACGGACAACAACACTGAA GCTCTGGGATACAATGACTTTGCGGGCCACTCAAGTCCTGATTACTCCGATTCCTACTCAAACTCTCCTCCCGAGACATTCAG GAATGATTTCCAGTTCATCCTTGGAGCGCCACAAGCTTTCCAAACCAAGACTACCGAATTGCCCATGGTGTACCTGAACAAGGGCCAGTTCTACCCCATCACTTTGCAGGGAGTGGAAAAAAGTGCTGGGATCCCATGCAGCAAAGTAAAG ACGGTAATCATGGCGGTGTTCGACAATGAGAAAAGTCCAGAGATGCAGCTGAAATATTGGAATCACTGGCACGCACGGCAGCCAACCGCTAAGCAAAGGGTCATTGATATTG CCGATTACAAAGAAGTCTTCAGTGGCATCAGCAACGTAGACGAAGTCGCTTTCAACGCCTTATCCTTCATCTGGAACACCAATGAAGAGGCGAAG GTGCACATCGGCATCAATTCCCTCAGCACGGACTTCTCCTCCCAGAAGGGTGTTAAAGGCGTCCCTCTCCACCTGCAGATCGATACGTATGACTTCAGCTCTGGTACCAACCGCCTCATACACCGAGCTGCCTGCCAGGTCAAGATCTTCTGCGATAAG GGAGCGGAGAGGAAAATGCGAGATGAAGAACGTAAACGGTCCAAGAGGAGAACCAAAAACAGCGCCGACTCCACCAATAACG GCTCGGCTAAACAGACCCTGATTTCGAGCTCCATCGGGAAGGACTGCACCTTCTTAAAGGTGCTGGAGGACCACGTCACACAGCCTGTGCTGTTCATCCCCGAGACGCACTACAGCACCATACAGCGCTTG ATCCCCCCAACCAGCTCAGACGACGGCGAGAGGAGCTCGTTAAAGCGCGTGGGCTTCTTCCCGGACTCGGCCGAGCAGTCGGGTTCACCTCCCAGCAAACAGGCACGCAAGGACGAGCAAAGAG TCCTTCTGTACGTTCGTCAAGAGTCCGAAGAAGTATTCGATGCCCTCATGCTGAGCTCGCCCACCCTGAAAGGACTGCGACAAGCG ATTTCCGAAAAGTACGGCCTGCTCGAAGACGCCATCGGGAAAATCTTCAAGAAATGCAAACGAGG AATTTTTATCAACATGGACGATAACATAATCGAACACTACAGCAATCACTCGGCCTTCCTCATCGAGATCTCCAAAGACATGGTCAATCAGTTCCAGATCACGCTCATGGAATTATGA